In Geminocystis sp. NIES-3708, a single window of DNA contains:
- the nagA gene encoding N-acetylglucosamine-6-phosphate deacetylase, with protein sequence MNKVITNAKLIGYKNLQTIIIENDIITSIQDSNFYTKKDLDLQGDWLSLGGVDLQINGCLGLAFPDLTINDIDKLNEICTYLWKEGVDQFLPTIVTTSVKKIHQSLKVINEYINFPKKSQQAEIIGVHLEGPFLNYDKRGAHPAQYLLPLTLDNVKEVLGEYTNIVKIITLAPELDTTGQIIPFLHSHGIVVSLGHSQATAQQAQNAFNQGASMVTHAFNAMPTLHHRQCGLLGEAIINPDVYCGLIADGNHVCQTMLKLILQASNYQEGIFLVSDALSPIGLNDGFYPWDDRMIEVKNGTARLPDGTLSGTTLPLFIGAKNLVKWGICDVKQAIALVTDAPRKAVNLPTLHINSPANLIRWQCHNQELTWERLK encoded by the coding sequence ATGAATAAAGTTATCACGAATGCTAAATTAATTGGTTATAAAAATTTACAAACAATCATCATTGAAAATGATATAATTACCTCCATTCAAGATTCTAATTTTTATACTAAAAAAGATTTAGACTTGCAAGGTGATTGGCTTTCTTTGGGAGGAGTAGATTTACAAATTAACGGTTGTTTGGGCTTAGCTTTTCCTGATTTAACTATTAATGATATAGATAAACTTAACGAAATTTGTACTTATTTATGGAAAGAAGGAGTAGATCAATTTTTGCCGACTATAGTAACAACTTCAGTAAAAAAAATTCATCAATCTTTAAAGGTAATTAATGAGTATATAAATTTTCCAAAAAAATCTCAACAGGCGGAAATAATCGGAGTTCATTTGGAAGGACCTTTTTTAAATTATGATAAAAGAGGTGCTCATCCTGCCCAATATTTATTACCTTTAACTTTAGATAACGTGAAGGAAGTTTTAGGGGAATATACTAACATCGTTAAAATTATCACCCTTGCCCCCGAATTAGATACCACTGGGCAAATTATTCCTTTTTTGCATTCTCATGGCATTGTAGTTAGTTTAGGACATTCTCAAGCAACGGCACAACAAGCTCAAAATGCTTTTAATCAAGGTGCTTCTATGGTAACACACGCTTTTAATGCCATGCCTACTCTTCATCATCGACAATGTGGATTATTGGGAGAAGCTATTATTAATCCTGATGTTTATTGTGGTTTAATCGCTGACGGTAATCATGTTTGTCAGACAATGTTAAAACTGATTTTACAAGCTAGTAATTATCAAGAGGGAATTTTTTTAGTCAGTGATGCCTTATCACCCATCGGTTTAAATGATGGTTTTTATCCTTGGGATGATCGCATGATTGAAGTCAAAAATGGTACGGCTAGATTACCTGACGGTACTTTATCTGGCACTACTTTACCTTTATTTATCGGTGCAAAAAATTTGGTTAAATGGGGTATTTGTGATGTCAAACAGGCGATCGCCCTTGTCACCGATGCCCCTCGCAAAGCTGTAAATTTGCCAACTTTACACATAAATTCCCCAGCTAACTTAATCCGTTGGCAATGTCATAATCAAGAATTAACTTGGGAAAGGTTAAAATAG
- a CDS encoding bifunctional nuclease family protein, translating into MIEMKVAAIALDAVTRSPIVLLKDASERRALPIYVGQEQAKSIIGVLEQQHAPRPLTHDLMVNVFSAWNLKLDKVIINSLQDNTFYALLCMKLGKKEKNIDCRPSDAIAIAVRIGCPIWVMEEVLLDASIPVDREADEEEREAFRDFVANLSPEELIRRARKTSEES; encoded by the coding sequence ATGATCGAAATGAAGGTAGCGGCAATAGCTTTAGATGCTGTGACTCGTAGTCCTATTGTACTTTTGAAAGATGCTTCTGAACGCCGTGCCTTACCTATATATGTAGGGCAAGAACAAGCTAAATCTATCATTGGAGTTTTAGAGCAACAACACGCACCTCGCCCCCTTACTCATGATTTGATGGTTAATGTTTTTTCTGCATGGAATTTGAAATTAGACAAAGTTATTATTAATTCACTACAAGACAATACTTTTTATGCTTTATTATGTATGAAATTGGGTAAAAAAGAGAAAAATATTGATTGTCGTCCTAGTGATGCCATCGCTATTGCAGTACGTATCGGATGTCCGATTTGGGTAATGGAAGAAGTACTTTTAGATGCCTCAATTCCTGTTGATAGAGAAGCTGATGAGGAAGAAAGAGAGGCTTTTCGAGATTTTGTCGCTAATTTGAGCCCAGAGGAATTAATTCGTCGTGCCAGAAAAACCAGTGAAGAAAGTTAA
- a CDS encoding aldo/keto reductase, with protein MKYRRFGKTELNLSVFSLGLMRCCYSQSQLLETVKKALELGINHFETARGYGDSEIFLGLALNKLNIQREKIFITTKFTPIDDGKIVQQWLDESLSRLGVDYIDNIAIHGINTWQHLDLLTKENSFLTVLQEAKKQGKIKHIGFSTHGSLELISATIFTGFFEFINLHYYFFFQRHIPIIELAKQQDLGIFIISPGDKGGRLYQPSTKLSQICQPFTPLLLNYRFLFSHPQITTLSVGASNADDLIMPLSVANDDGELTNLEKETLTKIDQNLRNTLKTDHCLQCYQCLPCPENINIPEILRLRNLGVGLDMTDYASYRYQMLENAGHWFWGKKGDKCTDCGECLPKCPESLNIPELLRDSHIRFNGSARRRLWE; from the coding sequence ATGAAATATCGGCGTTTTGGAAAAACTGAATTAAATTTATCAGTTTTTTCTCTTGGTTTAATGAGGTGTTGTTATTCCCAATCTCAGTTATTAGAAACAGTTAAAAAAGCTTTGGAATTAGGAATAAATCATTTTGAAACTGCAAGAGGTTATGGTGATAGTGAAATATTTTTAGGATTAGCGTTAAACAAGTTAAATATTCAGCGTGAAAAGATATTTATTACCACAAAATTTACTCCTATTGATGATGGTAAAATTGTTCAACAATGGTTAGATGAATCTTTATCTCGTTTAGGAGTTGATTATATAGATAATATCGCAATTCATGGGATTAATACTTGGCAACATTTAGATTTATTAACTAAAGAGAATAGTTTTTTAACAGTTTTACAAGAAGCAAAAAAACAAGGAAAAATAAAACATATTGGTTTTTCAACTCACGGTAGTTTAGAACTAATTTCAGCTACAATTTTTACAGGTTTTTTCGAGTTTATTAATCTACATTATTATTTTTTTTTTCAACGTCATATACCGATAATTGAATTAGCTAAACAACAAGATTTAGGAATTTTTATTATTTCCCCAGGGGATAAAGGAGGACGTTTATATCAACCTTCAACAAAATTAAGCCAAATTTGTCAACCTTTTACTCCTTTACTTTTAAATTATCGTTTTCTTTTCAGTCATCCTCAAATTACTACTTTAAGCGTTGGTGCGAGTAATGCGGATGATTTAATTATGCCTTTATCTGTTGCTAATGATGATGGGGAGTTAACAAATTTAGAAAAAGAAACATTAACAAAAATAGATCAAAATTTGAGAAATACTTTAAAAACAGATCATTGTTTACAGTGTTATCAATGTTTACCTTGTCCTGAAAATATTAATATCCCAGAAATTTTGAGATTACGTAATTTAGGAGTAGGATTAGACATGACTGATTATGCTAGTTATCGTTATCAGATGCTAGAAAATGCAGGACATTGGTTTTGGGGCAAAAAAGGTGATAAATGCACAGATTGTGGCGAATGTCTGCCAAAATGTCCAGAAAGTCTTAATATCCCAGAATTATTAAGGGATAGTCATATTAGATTTAATGGTAGTGCAAGAAGACGTTTATGGGAATAA
- a CDS encoding aminotransferase class V-fold PLP-dependent enzyme, producing MIDIQQHRQQFSGLKDKFYFNFGGQGILPQSALQKIIDSYKYIDQVGPFGLKINTWIQENIAATKKAIAQEIGVIPETITLTENVTASCNIPLWGISWQKGEEILLTDAEHPGIYAIVKEISSRFGVKIVTCPIIETLNEGNPIEVIKNYLTGNTRLVVISHILWNTGQILPLKEIVSVCHNYPHSQQKIQVLVDGAQSAGSLPLKLLESEVDFYGCTGHKWLCGASGIGFLYVRQDLISSLPPTFIGWRGLNYSKTDLPFSDDGSRYEVATSAYPLYAALQEAIAVHQQWGTIEQRYDRICELSSYLWKELAKIDGIECLKHTAPESGLVSFYLRNGKDANKIVKILEEKGFYLRTLLNPYCIRACVHYLTLDIEIEALVKAIRDEN from the coding sequence ATGATTGATATTCAACAACATCGACAACAATTTTCTGGTTTAAAAGATAAATTCTATTTTAACTTTGGTGGTCAAGGGATTCTACCACAATCGGCTTTACAAAAAATAATTGATAGTTATAAATATATTGATCAAGTTGGCCCTTTTGGCTTAAAAATTAATACTTGGATACAAGAAAATATTGCCGCTACTAAAAAAGCTATTGCCCAAGAAATTGGAGTAATACCAGAAACAATTACTTTAACAGAAAATGTAACTGCCAGTTGTAATATTCCTTTATGGGGAATTTCATGGCAGAAGGGGGAGGAAATTTTGTTAACCGATGCGGAACATCCGGGTATTTATGCTATTGTTAAAGAAATTAGTAGCCGTTTTGGGGTTAAGATTGTTACTTGTCCGATTATCGAAACTCTTAATGAAGGTAATCCGATAGAAGTTATCAAAAATTATCTAACAGGGAATACCCGATTAGTAGTGATTAGTCATATTCTTTGGAATACTGGGCAAATTTTACCGTTAAAAGAAATAGTGTCAGTATGTCACAATTATCCTCATAGTCAACAAAAAATTCAAGTATTAGTTGATGGTGCACAATCGGCTGGAAGTTTACCCTTAAAATTGCTAGAATCCGAGGTTGACTTTTACGGTTGTACAGGGCATAAATGGTTATGTGGTGCTTCGGGTATTGGTTTTCTTTATGTTAGACAAGATTTAATTTCTTCTTTGCCTCCTACTTTCATTGGTTGGCGTGGTTTAAATTACTCGAAAACAGATTTACCTTTTTCGGATGACGGTAGCCGTTATGAAGTAGCAACTTCCGCTTATCCTTTATATGCTGCATTACAAGAGGCGATCGCTGTTCATCAACAATGGGGTACAATAGAGCAACGTTATGATCGTATTTGTGAATTAAGCAGTTATTTATGGAAGGAATTAGCAAAAATAGACGGCATTGAATGTTTAAAACATACAGCACCAGAATCAGGATTAGTATCTTTTTATTTAAGAAATGGGAAAGATGCGAATAAAATAGTTAAAATTTTAGAAGAGAAGGGATTTTATTTACGTACTTTACTTAATCCTTATTGTATCCGAGCTTGTGTTCATTATTTGACTTTAGATATAGAAATTGAGGCATTAGTTAAAGCGATTAGAGATGAAAATTAG
- a CDS encoding DUF167 domain-containing protein, with amino-acid sequence MKISVKVKPKSKQQKIEQNLEGIWIINLKSAPINGKANQELISMIAEEFSVKKSQIKIKSGLSNQNKIVEIDNL; translated from the coding sequence ATGAAAATTAGTGTTAAAGTTAAGCCTAAGTCAAAACAACAAAAAATTGAGCAAAATTTAGAAGGTATTTGGATTATCAATTTAAAATCTGCACCTATTAATGGTAAAGCAAATCAAGAATTAATTAGTATGATAGCTGAAGAATTTTCAGTCAAAAAGTCACAAATCAAGATTAAATCTGGATTATCTAATCAAAATAAAATTGTGGAAATTGATAACCTTTAA
- a CDS encoding STAS domain-containing protein, with protein sequence MLPKVKVLRPEGILDNAKSTQFRQQINELIDEGVNVILIDFKKVTFMDSSGLGALVLILKMIRASGGRLFLMSLNDQLKMLFDLTNMGNIFEIINDKSELEDRLRNP encoded by the coding sequence ATGTTACCTAAAGTTAAAGTTCTTCGTCCTGAAGGTATTCTTGATAATGCCAAATCCACTCAATTTCGACAACAAATCAATGAATTAATAGATGAAGGGGTTAATGTTATTCTCATTGATTTCAAGAAAGTTACTTTTATGGATAGTTCTGGTTTAGGTGCTTTAGTATTAATATTAAAAATGATTCGTGCTAGTGGAGGTAGATTATTTTTAATGTCACTAAATGATCAGCTTAAAATGTTATTTGATTTAACAAATATGGGGAATATTTTTGAGATTATTAATGATAAATCAGAATTAGAAGACAGATTGAGAAATCCTTAA
- a CDS encoding DedA family protein yields MDFFSLEQLKELATVYGYWAVFAGIAIENTGIPIPGETITIIGGFLAGSGELNYWLVLLTAIAGAVTGDNFGYWIGRIGGWQFLLKLSRFFRLPDEEVEKAKDKFVENAAKAVFFGRFITLLRIFAGPIAGIVEMPYPKFLFYNFMGAAIWGVIVVTLAYFVGMIIPLSQLISLIAKFGFIALLIFAAWVFIPILVKSYQKNPS; encoded by the coding sequence ATGGATTTTTTTTCACTCGAACAACTTAAAGAATTGGCAACTGTTTATGGTTATTGGGCTGTTTTTGCTGGTATTGCTATCGAAAATACAGGAATTCCTATCCCGGGGGAAACAATCACCATCATTGGCGGATTTTTGGCAGGGAGTGGAGAATTAAACTATTGGTTAGTTTTACTTACAGCCATTGCTGGTGCAGTAACAGGAGATAATTTTGGTTATTGGATTGGTAGAATTGGTGGTTGGCAATTTTTGCTTAAACTATCTCGTTTTTTCCGCCTTCCTGATGAAGAGGTAGAAAAAGCAAAAGACAAATTTGTAGAAAATGCCGCTAAAGCTGTTTTTTTTGGTCGTTTTATCACATTATTAAGGATTTTTGCTGGACCTATCGCTGGAATTGTCGAAATGCCTTATCCTAAATTCTTATTCTATAATTTTATGGGAGCAGCGATTTGGGGTGTAATTGTTGTGACTTTGGCTTATTTTGTGGGTATGATTATCCCCTTAAGTCAATTAATCAGCTTAATAGCTAAATTTGGCTTTATTGCACTATTAATCTTCGCTGCATGGGTTTTTATCCCAATCTTAGTCAAATCATATCAAAAAAATCCCAGTTAA
- a CDS encoding TerD family protein: protein MAISLQKGQRISLAKVAPSLVAGFIGLGWDTNATDTGGDFDLDVSLFLVGANEKLVSDKHFIFYNNLISPDPDQSVKLLGDNRTGEGEGDDEGLIVDLRKVPSDVAKIVIAVTIYDADKRHQNFGQVTNAYIRLVDVQTKEEILRYDLTEDFSTETAVIMAEVYNKDGEWRINAVGSGFDGGLQSLLDRYS, encoded by the coding sequence ATGGCTATTTCACTACAAAAAGGACAAAGAATTTCATTAGCTAAAGTTGCACCAAGCCTAGTCGCAGGATTTATCGGTTTAGGTTGGGATACAAACGCAACAGATACAGGAGGAGACTTTGATTTAGATGTTTCCTTATTTCTTGTGGGTGCTAACGAAAAATTAGTTTCTGATAAACATTTCATTTTTTACAATAACCTAATTAGTCCAGATCCTGATCAATCTGTCAAACTTTTAGGAGATAATCGCACAGGAGAAGGAGAAGGAGATGACGAAGGTTTAATTGTCGATTTGCGCAAAGTGCCTTCTGATGTAGCTAAAATTGTTATAGCGGTAACGATTTATGATGCTGATAAAAGACATCAAAATTTTGGACAAGTTACTAATGCTTATATTCGCTTAGTAGATGTACAAACTAAAGAAGAAATTTTACGCTATGACTTAACAGAAGATTTTTCCACAGAAACTGCCGTGATTATGGCGGAAGTATATAACAAAGATGGAGAATGGCGTATTAATGCTGTAGGCTCAGGATTTGATGGCGGGTTACAATCTCTTCTCGATAGGTATAGCTAA
- the lpxD gene encoding UDP-3-O-(3-hydroxymyristoyl)glucosamine N-acyltransferase, whose amino-acid sequence MKFSELISQLSPQSHSLNQNPDVNPDLYHIMAIDQAKVNTLSYIEGEKFAKMVAVTTASALILPLDLSLQELATQRGIAWLSSSYPRLTFAQAINLFYQPFQPEPQIHPTAVIADDVTLGKNVSIAAHVVIEKGVTIGDNVSIFPNVVIYPHVIIGDRTLIHGNATIEERSQIGNDCVIHSGAVIGGEGFGFVPIPEGWYKMQQSGYVVLENGVEIGCNSTIDRPAVGITRIGKNTKLDNLVHVGHNGDIGENCALAAQVGLAGGVKLGNRVILAGQVGVANQVHIGDSAIASAQTGIHNDVKTGETVSGSPAVNNRLYLKVSAIYKKLPEIYKIVKELQKKNS is encoded by the coding sequence ATGAAATTTAGTGAACTTATTAGTCAATTATCCCCTCAAAGTCACAGTCTTAATCAAAACCCTGATGTTAATCCTGATCTTTATCATATCATGGCGATCGATCAAGCAAAGGTAAATACATTAAGCTATATTGAAGGGGAAAAGTTTGCAAAAATGGTAGCTGTTACCACCGCTTCTGCTCTTATTCTACCATTAGATTTATCCTTACAAGAACTAGCCACTCAAAGAGGAATTGCTTGGTTATCTTCTAGTTATCCCCGTCTTACTTTTGCCCAAGCGATTAATCTGTTTTATCAACCCTTTCAACCTGAACCACAAATTCATCCTACGGCTGTCATTGCCGATGATGTCACATTAGGTAAAAATGTTTCTATTGCGGCTCATGTTGTCATCGAAAAAGGCGTTACTATTGGTGATAATGTCTCTATCTTCCCCAATGTGGTGATTTATCCCCATGTTATTATTGGCGATCGCACTTTAATTCATGGTAATGCGACTATCGAAGAAAGAAGTCAAATTGGTAATGATTGTGTGATTCATAGCGGTGCAGTTATTGGTGGTGAAGGCTTTGGCTTTGTGCCGATTCCTGAAGGTTGGTATAAAATGCAACAATCAGGCTACGTGGTGTTAGAAAATGGAGTAGAAATTGGCTGCAATAGTACAATCGATCGCCCTGCTGTAGGTATAACTCGCATCGGAAAAAACACCAAATTAGATAATTTAGTCCATGTGGGACATAATGGTGATATTGGAGAAAACTGTGCTTTAGCGGCTCAAGTGGGTTTAGCTGGAGGAGTAAAATTAGGTAATCGAGTTATTTTAGCAGGACAAGTAGGTGTTGCGAACCAAGTACATATCGGTGATAGTGCGATCGCATCTGCCCAAACAGGGATACATAACGATGTCAAAACAGGAGAAACAGTTTCAGGCTCTCCAGCAGTTAATAATCGATTATATTTAAAAGTATCGGCTATTTATAAGAAACTACCTGAAATTTATAAAATAGTGAAAGAATTGCAAAAGAAAAATAGCTAA
- a CDS encoding ABC transporter permease, with the protein MNITRILAIATNGFREVIRDRILYVIGFFVLLLVLASRILPPIAVSADEKIFLDLGIGGISLLGAIVAIFVGTGLINKEIEKKTVLILIPKPVTTTEFIVGKHLGLSAVLTVLVATMTIVYFSLMSLLTINYPLHSLLIAIVYILLELALLTAVAMTFGVFTSSILATLLSFGVFIMGHLSRDLLQLGKITENPGIEKITKTLFLILPDLERLNLKNEAVYNILPSTGELLSSLIYAILYIVLLLTITIVIFSRRQF; encoded by the coding sequence ATGAATATTACTCGAATTTTAGCGATCGCCACTAACGGATTTCGGGAAGTAATTAGAGATCGGATTTTATATGTAATTGGATTTTTTGTTTTATTATTGGTCTTAGCTTCTCGTATTTTACCACCCATTGCCGTGAGTGCAGATGAAAAAATATTTTTAGATTTAGGCATTGGCGGAATCAGTTTATTAGGTGCAATTGTTGCTATATTTGTAGGAACAGGATTGATCAATAAAGAAATAGAAAAAAAAACCGTTCTAATTCTAATTCCAAAACCTGTAACTACCACAGAATTTATTGTGGGAAAACATTTAGGTTTATCTGCGGTACTGACAGTATTAGTTGCTACTATGACAATAGTATATTTTTCGTTGATGAGCTTATTAACAATCAACTATCCTCTACACAGTCTGTTAATTGCCATCGTCTATATCTTACTAGAATTAGCACTTTTAACCGCCGTAGCTATGACTTTCGGAGTGTTTACCAGCTCTATTTTAGCAACACTTTTAAGTTTTGGCGTATTTATTATGGGACACTTAAGTAGAGACCTGTTACAATTAGGTAAGATTACAGAGAATCCCGGTATTGAAAAAATAACAAAAACTCTTTTTCTGATTTTACCCGACTTGGAAAGATTAAATTTAAAAAATGAAGCTGTTTATAATATTTTACCTAGTACGGGAGAATTATTAAGTAGTTTAATTTATGCAATTTTGTATATTGTTTTATTGCTCACTATCACTATTGTTATATTCTCTCGCCGACAATTCTAA
- a CDS encoding HAMP domain-containing sensor histidine kinase, producing the protein MQDNSILHRIDFQETHSYLFSLLEKAQNIEDFCQCCYQLLSKYVKLDGFVIVNNYVNDVEKIKVIYRNSIEKDHTYLSNIYNLAKIHNQCINNNHLFLNFKDVNNQNNIDEYNEDNKDNINFLYIIPIDFKGKKIGSLLIDIESVKCSENQCHEIIKLLSKYLSIYLYQISMEEKEKSLEIEEQKLVKSKENQSKYLSHMNHELRTPISAIIGFAKMLQQQLYGELNPKQAQYVDAIHQSGKYLLDLVSDLLDISKIEARKEDLFIEKILITELCESCLALIKTKAEEQGLELKLKIDSDIQYCYVDQRRIKQVLLNLLSNAVKFTENGSITLEVKQDNNYLKFNIIDTGIGIKKESQAKLFQPFIQLTTHLHRQHRGTGLGLVISRELARLHGGDITLISEENEGSCFTLTLPLSN; encoded by the coding sequence ATGCAAGATAACTCAATTTTACACAGAATTGACTTTCAAGAAACTCATAGTTATTTATTTTCTCTATTAGAAAAAGCTCAAAATATAGAAGATTTTTGTCAATGTTGCTATCAATTATTATCTAAATATGTAAAATTAGACGGCTTTGTTATCGTTAATAATTACGTCAATGATGTTGAAAAGATAAAAGTTATTTATCGTAATAGTATTGAAAAAGATCACACCTATTTAAGTAATATTTATAATCTGGCTAAAATTCATAATCAGTGCATTAATAATAATCATCTTTTTTTAAATTTTAAAGACGTAAATAACCAGAATAATATTGATGAATATAATGAAGATAATAAAGATAATATTAATTTTTTGTATATTATTCCCATAGATTTTAAAGGTAAAAAAATAGGGAGTTTATTGATTGATATTGAATCAGTTAAATGTTCAGAAAATCAATGTCATGAAATTATTAAATTATTGAGTAAATATTTATCAATATATCTTTACCAAATTTCTATGGAAGAAAAAGAAAAAAGCCTAGAAATAGAAGAACAAAAATTAGTAAAAAGTAAAGAAAATCAAAGCAAATATTTATCTCATATGAATCATGAATTAAGAACACCTATCTCTGCTATTATAGGATTTGCAAAAATGTTACAACAACAATTATATGGTGAATTAAATCCTAAACAAGCTCAATATGTTGATGCTATTCATCAATCAGGAAAATACTTATTAGATTTAGTTAGTGATTTATTAGATATATCAAAAATTGAAGCGAGAAAAGAAGATTTATTTATTGAAAAAATATTAATAACTGAGTTATGTGAATCATGTTTAGCTTTAATAAAAACTAAGGCAGAAGAACAAGGTTTAGAGTTAAAATTAAAGATAGATTCTGATATACAATATTGTTATGTAGATCAACGTCGCATCAAACAAGTATTACTTAATTTATTGTCTAATGCCGTTAAATTTACAGAAAATGGCTCAATTACTTTAGAGGTAAAACAAGACAATAATTACTTAAAATTTAATATTATTGACACAGGAATTGGTATCAAAAAAGAATCCCAAGCAAAATTATTTCAACCTTTTATCCAACTCACTACACACCTTCACCGTCAACATCGAGGCACGGGGTTAGGTTTAGTAATTTCTCGTGAATTAGCAAGACTCCACGGGGGAGATATTACCCTTATCTCCGAAGAAAATGAAGGCAGTTGTTTTACTTTAACTCTCCCCCTCTCAAATTAA
- the dnaN gene encoding DNA polymerase III subunit beta, producing MKIVCSQIDLKNNLSLVSRAVPTRPTHPILANVLLVADKTKNRVTLTGFDLSLGMRTSFAAEVEEAGMITLPSKFLNDIITRLPEGEVSLSYEEEELEENPLVAINSLSGKFQLRGVKGDEFPELPTVEKEEAFLLPVTSLVEGLKGSLFSASSDETKQVLTGVHLTRDLDTLEFAATDGHRLAVVKTSEEKAEAEEGEEIENTSVSEEQNFTVTIPARALRELEKILSLAKENESVALYVDQGQVVFELGDQHLTSRKLEGAYPNYNQLIPKNFERTMIVERKRVIESLERVSVFADQKNNLVKFNLDPDNSQVTLSVEAKELGNAKEAISAEITGDAFEIGFNIRYLMDGLKALSANDIKFQFNGATQPVITTPLSGLQMTYLIMPVQIRD from the coding sequence GTGAAAATTGTCTGTTCTCAAATAGATCTCAAGAATAATCTATCATTAGTTAGTCGTGCTGTGCCAACTCGCCCCACTCATCCCATTTTAGCTAATGTTTTATTAGTCGCTGATAAGACTAAAAATCGAGTTACGTTGACAGGGTTTGATTTAAGTTTAGGAATGCGCACGAGTTTTGCGGCAGAAGTAGAAGAAGCAGGAATGATTACTTTACCCTCGAAATTCTTGAATGATATAATCACCCGTTTACCTGAAGGGGAAGTCTCCTTATCCTATGAAGAAGAAGAATTAGAAGAAAATCCCTTAGTTGCCATCAACTCTTTATCAGGTAAATTTCAATTAAGGGGAGTTAAAGGGGATGAATTTCCAGAATTGCCAACGGTGGAAAAGGAAGAAGCCTTTTTATTACCTGTCACCTCTTTAGTAGAAGGATTAAAAGGCTCATTATTTTCGGCTAGTAGTGATGAAACTAAGCAAGTTTTAACAGGTGTGCATCTTACTCGTGACTTGGATACTTTGGAGTTTGCGGCTACCGACGGGCATCGATTAGCGGTAGTTAAAACCAGTGAGGAAAAAGCAGAAGCCGAAGAAGGGGAAGAAATTGAAAATACATCTGTAAGTGAAGAGCAAAATTTTACCGTTACAATTCCTGCACGGGCTTTAAGAGAGTTAGAAAAAATCTTATCTTTGGCGAAGGAGAATGAATCGGTGGCTTTGTATGTTGATCAAGGTCAAGTTGTATTTGAATTAGGAGACCAACATTTAACCAGTCGGAAGTTAGAAGGTGCTTACCCTAATTATAATCAATTAATACCTAAAAACTTTGAACGGACAATGATTGTTGAGCGTAAACGAGTTATTGAAAGTTTAGAACGAGTGTCTGTATTTGCAGATCAAAAAAATAATTTAGTTAAATTTAATTTAGATCCTGATAATAGTCAAGTCACTTTATCAGTGGAAGCCAAAGAATTAGGTAATGCAAAAGAAGCTATTTCGGCGGAAATTACTGGAGATGCTTTTGAAATTGGCTTTAATATTCGCTATTTAATGGATGGTTTAAAAGCTTTATCTGCTAATGATATTAAGTTTCAATTTAACGGTGCAACTCAACCCGTTATTACTACTCCTTTAAGTGGTTTGCAAATGACTTATTTAATTATGCCTGTGCAAATTCGAGACTAG